One region of Alosa sapidissima isolate fAloSap1 chromosome 1, fAloSap1.pri, whole genome shotgun sequence genomic DNA includes:
- the LOC121723742 gene encoding mediator of RNA polymerase II transcription subunit 31, translated as MLDIMEADEQARNRFQSELEFVQCLANPNYLNFLAQRGYLREKVFVNYLKYLLYWKEPEYAKFLKYPHSLHMLELLQYEHFRKELVNAQCAKFIDEQQLLHWQHYSRKRTRLQQALAEQQQQQQPQQQPPHGNTTSK; from the exons atgttagacATTATGGAAGCAG ACGAACAAGCGAGGAACCGGTTTCAATCGGAGTTGGAATTCGTTCAGTGTCTGGCCAATCCCAATTACCTGAACTTTCTTGCTCAAAGAGGATATCTGCGCGAGAAGGTGTTTGTGAATTACTTGAAGTACTTGCTTTACTGGAAAGAGCCGGAGTATGCCAAATTTCTCAAGTACCCCCACAGCCTACACATGTTGGAACTACTGCAGTATGAGCACTTCCGTAAGGAGCTGGTAAACGCGCAGTGCGCCAAGTTCATCGATGAGCAGCAGCTCCTGCACTGGCAGCATTACTCCCGCAAGCGGACTCGTCTTCAGCAGGCACTGgctgagcagcagcagcagcagcaaccacAGCAGCAGCCTCCACATGGAAACACTACCTCTAAATGA
- the LOC121723628 gene encoding uncharacterized protein LOC121723628 isoform X2, giving the protein MPTSFNSLEQRHSLRMPYLYIIILGYWMTLRRLEAFEMRKVDLGGTMEIECNISFHHDITWLKLNDGQPPIVLMVTSVTDGEITVVYQDKHHVNSMARVKRRIVAMTITNIQINDLGLYYCTRVKDKVLTFGTGVHLYAFGNKMEPPNSSQSYNRSVRSVHCEQGPALPSTGAHLSPFGLVYMVVSGCGLLAMTGAVIVVHLQTKKERVH; this is encoded by the exons ATGCCT ACCTCTTTCAATTCACTGGAACAGAGACACAGCCTCAGAATGCCATATCTGTATATCATTATTTTAG GCTACTGGATGACGTTGAGGCGACTAGAGGCCTTCGAGATGAGAAAGGTTGATCTGGGAGGTACAATGGAAATTGAGTGCAATATTTCCTTCCATCATGACATTACTTGGTTAAAGCTGAACGATGGACAACCGCCTATTGTGTTGATGGTTACTTCGGTCACAGACGGAGAGATAACTGTTGTTTATCAAGACAAACATCATGTGAACAGTATGGCCCGTGTTAAGAGAAGAATTGTGGCAATGACAATCACAAATATTCAAATCAATGACCTGGGTCTATACTACTGTACAAGGGTAAAGGACAAAGTGTTGACGTTTGGGACAGGAGTACATCTATATG CTTTTGGAAATAAAATGGAACCACCAAATTCGAGCCAAAGTTATAACAGATCAGTGCGCTCTGTACATTGTGAACAAG GACCTGCACTGCCCTCCACTGgtgctcatctctctccctttggcTTGGTCTACATGGTTGTGTCGGGCTGTGGGCTGCTTGCAATGACTGGAGCTGTAATTGTTGTTCACCTCCAAACCAAGAAAGAGCGAGTTCACTGA
- the LOC121723628 gene encoding uncharacterized protein LOC121723628 isoform X1 — MPTSFNSLEQRHSLRMPYLYIIILGYWMTLRRLEAFEMRKVDLGGTMEIECNISFHHDITWLKLNDGQPPIVLMVTSVTDGEITVVYQDKHHVNSMARVKRRIVAMTITNIQINDLGLYYCTRVKDKVLTFGTGVHLYAFGNKMEPPNSSQSYNRSVRSVHCEQVGPALPSTGAHLSPFGLVYMVVSGCGLLAMTGAVIVVHLQTKKERVH, encoded by the exons ATGCCT ACCTCTTTCAATTCACTGGAACAGAGACACAGCCTCAGAATGCCATATCTGTATATCATTATTTTAG GCTACTGGATGACGTTGAGGCGACTAGAGGCCTTCGAGATGAGAAAGGTTGATCTGGGAGGTACAATGGAAATTGAGTGCAATATTTCCTTCCATCATGACATTACTTGGTTAAAGCTGAACGATGGACAACCGCCTATTGTGTTGATGGTTACTTCGGTCACAGACGGAGAGATAACTGTTGTTTATCAAGACAAACATCATGTGAACAGTATGGCCCGTGTTAAGAGAAGAATTGTGGCAATGACAATCACAAATATTCAAATCAATGACCTGGGTCTATACTACTGTACAAGGGTAAAGGACAAAGTGTTGACGTTTGGGACAGGAGTACATCTATATG CTTTTGGAAATAAAATGGAACCACCAAATTCGAGCCAAAGTTATAACAGATCAGTGCGCTCTGTACATTGTGAACAAG TAGGACCTGCACTGCCCTCCACTGgtgctcatctctctccctttggcTTGGTCTACATGGTTGTGTCGGGCTGTGGGCTGCTTGCAATGACTGGAGCTGTAATTGTTGTTCACCTCCAAACCAAGAAAGAGCGAGTTCACTGA
- the LOC121723628 gene encoding uncharacterized protein LOC121723628 isoform X3 — MPYLYIIILGYWMTLRRLEAFEMRKVDLGGTMEIECNISFHHDITWLKLNDGQPPIVLMVTSVTDGEITVVYQDKHHVNSMARVKRRIVAMTITNIQINDLGLYYCTRVKDKVLTFGTGVHLYAFGNKMEPPNSSQSYNRSVRSVHCEQVGPALPSTGAHLSPFGLVYMVVSGCGLLAMTGAVIVVHLQTKKERVH, encoded by the exons ATGCCATATCTGTATATCATTATTTTAG GCTACTGGATGACGTTGAGGCGACTAGAGGCCTTCGAGATGAGAAAGGTTGATCTGGGAGGTACAATGGAAATTGAGTGCAATATTTCCTTCCATCATGACATTACTTGGTTAAAGCTGAACGATGGACAACCGCCTATTGTGTTGATGGTTACTTCGGTCACAGACGGAGAGATAACTGTTGTTTATCAAGACAAACATCATGTGAACAGTATGGCCCGTGTTAAGAGAAGAATTGTGGCAATGACAATCACAAATATTCAAATCAATGACCTGGGTCTATACTACTGTACAAGGGTAAAGGACAAAGTGTTGACGTTTGGGACAGGAGTACATCTATATG CTTTTGGAAATAAAATGGAACCACCAAATTCGAGCCAAAGTTATAACAGATCAGTGCGCTCTGTACATTGTGAACAAG TAGGACCTGCACTGCCCTCCACTGgtgctcatctctctccctttggcTTGGTCTACATGGTTGTGTCGGGCTGTGGGCTGCTTGCAATGACTGGAGCTGTAATTGTTGTTCACCTCCAAACCAAGAAAGAGCGAGTTCACTGA